A genomic window from Lycium barbarum isolate Lr01 chromosome 4, ASM1917538v2, whole genome shotgun sequence includes:
- the LOC132635307 gene encoding uncharacterized protein LOC132635307 has protein sequence MKSVLFRTGSGSIPVQTPVIPGSPRVSNIGKVFNVEKKKKKKGSRSSSSPMISLSIRRTSSESDVIGSAIEGSGVTRTLSKLGSLSLPAVIPEEDCGNSELEILRSSIGSLSLTEDRQRSGIPMDELGYLGGGIGKNRKFGGGCGDRDESSDPRKLGEYYKEMLTADPMNSLLLRNYGKYLHEVERDYVKAEECYGRAILANPGDGEVLSLYGKLVWETQRDESRAKSYFDQAVHASPDDCTVLGSYARFVWEAEEEEDDDKEEVEKETVAAGAAMIAAY, from the exons ATGAAGAGTGTCCTTTTCCGAACCGGTTCCGGCTCAATTCCGGTCCAAACACCGGTAATTCCCGGTTCACCGAGAGTCTCTAATATCGGCAAAGTGTTTAAcgtagagaagaagaagaagaaaaaaggatcacgttcttcttcttctcctatgATCTCTCTGAGTATACGCCGGACTTCATCTGAGTCCGATGTGATCGGATCGGCGATTGAAGGTTCCGGTGTAACTAGGACGTTGAGTAAGCTTGGATCGTTATCATTACCGGCAGTAATTCCAGAGGAAGATTGCGGTAATTCTGAGTTGGAGATTCTGCGAAGTAGTATTGGATCCCTGAGTTTGACGGAAGATCGACAGAGGAGCGGTATTCCGATGGATGAGCTTGGATATCTCGGTGGTGGAATCGGCAAAAATAGAAAGTTTGGCGGTGGCTGTGGCGATCGAGATGAATCCTCAGATCCGAGGAAACTCGGAGAATATTATAAGGAAATGTTGACTGCAGATCCTATGAATTCTCTTCTTCTCAGAAACTATGGCAAGTACTTGCATGAG GTAGAGAGAGATTATGTGAAAGCTGAAGAGTGCTACGGAAGAGCTATACTAGCAAATCCTGGAGATGGAGAAGTGCTTTCTCTGTATGGCAAATTGGTTTGGGAGACACAGCGAGACGAGAGTAGAGCCAAATCTTACTTTGATCAAGCTGTTCACGCTTCTCCTGATGACTG CACTGTGTTGGGATCGTATGCACGCTTCgtgtgggaagcagaagaggaggAGGACGACGACAAAGAAGAAGTGGAGAAAGAAACAGTAGCAGCAGGAGCAGCCATGATTGCAGCATACTAG